The DNA segment GTagttgtttgtgttgttgggttTCCGTGGCCTGCATGTGTATATATTCGacattcattttattcaaattatatacaatcAAAATCTATCGCGATGTTGAACCAAAAAACAATGTGCAGCACCAGTTATAAACATAGAACAAGATCATATATGAAGtatcataaataaatgtctATATGTTGATTTAAACAACTTCCAATAGAAATGGTTCAGTACTTAGTTTCAGTTACTACTTTTATACCTAGAATCGAATCACcgtatattaaattttttaccttgttactttataaaatttaaaacacaaatacacAGGTATTAAAACTtactattttaattcaaaaaaaacaaactttaagaGAAGTAATGTGCTTATCGTATTTGCGAAGTAGggataatttgaaatatattgttgCCTTCCtacttttgatttgttaaacgttaggttcttttttttatgataacgATTTGTGTTTGAtgtatttttaatcattttatgaGTTAACccattttggaaataatttatcTGCTGAAGGCTTATATATGAACATGATGTTTAATGAGTCACCATTTTAGGATTCATGGGAttagtaaaacattttatacatataaatatagtgtTTTGAGAATCTACGAGAACACATACGtgtcaaatagttatcaaaggtaccaggataataatttagtacgccagacgcgcgtttcgtctacataagactcaggtagcaataaacagttaggaaaaaatactaaaatttgcccttatgaattttaccattcccttttcattgctttcttgcaatatcaagcttactgtttgtgtcatatatgggcatgtGTATGGAATCAGAATCcctgcaaaaagggggggaaagatgtcacatatttccccaaaatttgactaaaagtagaatttcaatttcttgaagtaataccttttctgaaactgtgtacatatatcattcagcaaatccaatgaaaatcatatgtctttcatctcatttttttgtaaaatagcgTCAAatacttcgtgtagaaaaagagtgtttgtaaacagtacattaatttctggaccgatggccggtctagctatgaaaatacggactgtcaaacagaaaacagcccataaaacatgtaaaaaataatcttgatgatcttataaaccacctttgaaggctaaattagcactcatctgtctaaaaaggaattttattacacaataactttcctatttgaaaaatccacaggggtcataatgcgaaactaaactcctaactgtgtattgctacctcatcagtgacgctcatatcaaaatatttataaagccaaacaagtacaaagtaaGAATACAATGACAAGAATGAGTGGCGTATATAGTGTTAGAAAGATTTGATTCCTTAATTATACACAACAAGTATGTCTAAACGTTCACAGGCGTGACATTAGCTGTTGACTTTGATTGACGGGAATGCATGAATATGGATATAGAGGaaaatgttcattttgtttgattcttgagaaatattttttatcaggaATAAGCATACTACATCtcactatttaaatattatcatgTTCTTGGCCCTGGGTTACTCTTGTTTGAGGTCTGAGATTCAGACTACGATTTGATCTCTGGTTAACCTTTGTAGCtatcttatttttgtaaacaaccATCCTTAAAAAAGAGCCGACAAAGGAAAAAGCGATTAttgtatttaagaaaaaaacatttaagattTTACACCACATCCTTCACAAGAAAGAAAACTTACTATATCTGATGTTGTCAGACATTTCCTACTTTCAGTTTATTTAATTTGCGGATAATAATGTAAGAGAATTTAAAGACACCTTATCAACATATACCTAAATTATCGAAAAGGTTACAGTCTATGTACGCGAAGACCTTAAATACCTTAATGTTGcaacattttcaattaaataaaaacttatttatttataaatatattaattttgaaagaaCAAAGAAAAACTTTTAACGATCCTTTTACGTATGACATATAAAAAGCAATCAAAGCATTGTACCATTAAAAGTGCGCATGCAACAACGGTGGATTTTTCCCTAGTCATCTGCCGAAAAGGTTTTACATCATGGATAATGGAGCTTTTAATAACCtatatttgctaattttaggTAATGCATTACAGGAAGAAACAAATGGTGATGAAAAGTTTAAAGACAACGCATATGGAAAACTTGTAACAATGATAATAGATATGGCGGATACTAATTGCACTGGAAAAGAGCTTATGCAAAATATGCTAGATGGAGAAACGGTTTTACATAATACTGGTACTAACTCGAACACATCGAGATATATAAACTTGTCAGGTCAGCAGGCTTCCATTGATTCAGTAGGCAGTGGGTCTGAATATTTGTCTTGGAAATCGTCTATCAGCCCCGATTCAGGTCAATGTGGACGATACCGGAAACTTATTAGCTGGGCCGTGCAGTCAGAGGACATCAGTTAAACCAAATCAACGAGGTGTTTTTCTGAAGCAAATTGCGGTAGCTTGTGATTCAAGAACAGCCCTAAAATCCTTAAACAGAGACAAATCGCTTGAATTTAGTAAACCAAAAGAATTGAATAAATCTCTTGATATACATAAATCTTCATAAACAagcaaatcaataaaatttctCAAATCTCCTAGGTATGTTAAGgatatagaacttaacttaaaaatgaAAGGAACCGAATTGTTGAAAGCACGATATCCAAATATTATGTCGAAAAAAGAACTAAATACACTTATTAAACAAAGCTATAAGCCATAATTCTTTAGAAATAAATTGCAACCAAGACAAAAGCTTTGCGTAGGGACTAAATCATCTGATAATATTTTGGATGTCACCAAGCCATTTTCAACGGCATATACAAGACAAGCGACAAAAGCTCATCTAGCAAGAAAGACTATGTATCAACATCTTCTAAATCATTTGACAGCGATTCCTCACGATGCATATCAACAGGTCCTCGGGCAAAAGGTAAAAGAACAATTAGTGAAGAAGGATTCCGAAAGAAAGAGAAATATCGAATGAGTATTCGAAACAAACCTGTCAAATCTTTCGACATTTTCCTCGATGATAGTGTCAAATCGTCAAAAAATCCAATGAGCCGACAAACcacaatttcctgtttacaaaactttaaatttttcgaaatactaaggattttctaatccAAGGagtaaattaccttagccgtaattggcataactttttggaatttttgggtcctcaatgctcttcaacttggtacttgtttggctttttaaatgttttgatatgagcgtcactgatgagtcttatgtagacgaaacgcgcgtctggcgtataaattcataatactggtacctttgataaatattttacacaacTGGGtggatgcctctgctggtggacttgTCGTCCCAAAAGGtgtcaccagcccagtagtcagcactatggtgttaacatgaatatcaattaaatggtaatttttataaataacctgttttacaaaactttgaatttttcgaaatactaaggattttcttatcccaggagtagattaccttagccgtatttggcacaactttttggaatttttggttcctcaatgctcttcaactttgtacttgtttggcttttcaaatgttttgatataagcgtcactgatgagtcttatgtagacgaaacatgaGTCtaacgtattaaattataatcctggtacctttgataatcaCTTTCCAACAATTATTCACAATATCGCGTACAAAGATTACTATGTGCTCTCAAATTGCATAACTTCAACCATGAATATTTTGCTGCGGCTTATAATGTTATTACACTATTGAGAGGAGTATGCAGTACCCTTTTTctgcattaaaaaaatcagttttttttaacatggcTAAAATCTAAGTGTCATAAGAGAGatgaattgttttctgtataacTTTCGTCCTCAAAGCAATGCTTCCTAAAGTTGTtgtagcaaaaataaaaaaaaaacaagcatatGTCGACATTCCTTATTAAGGAGTTACACAAACTTCTAATGACAATCCTCTAAAACACACATTTATAGAAATGCAATCACGGCTACTTTACTCTTAAAAAAGTGTTTACTTATTTGGGTTTCAAAATTAAGCATAATGATCACTATTTGATATATCATTCCTAGTCAAAACTTAGTAGTAATAACAAAAAAGCGCCTCGTATTTTTATACTTAATTCAAGGacagaaaaagataaacagtTTTTATCTTTGGATAAATTTCAGAGAGCAGATGTTTTTCCCCAGGTGAAAAAGACAATTTTCACAGAGAAAGACATCTGTTAGGATTATCAAATTTATGGTTACTTTTAAAACGTTAATTTGCACTTATTCTAAATTAGCCTGTCTTTGATGTTTAACGTTTTATACATTTGTTGATTATCTATGTTCAGATACTGTATATTTTGcagaagttttgaaaaaatattaattaattaaaaaattaaattaaaaatcaattgtatTACACACGTTGTTTTACTTTCTATCcagttaattatttttgtctatatacatgaaaacaaccaaaaattacgaaatgaaagtcaaatttaaagaataataaactaattttcaaaacaagtttCACTGGTTAattacaattttacattttatttacattttatactctttgttttattttccatacaattcatttgtttgtttaataagTGAAAGTGATCATAAATTTGTAGGTACTCCTaataataagataaatatatataggttGGAACTTCTTTGGTCGTTATGCTTTTTGTTCGAGTTTGTTGTATCCTAATAGTAGCTttaaagagaggcgaaagatacaagagaTACATACAAACTCAGAAGTTGAATATTAATCGACAACGCCAgggcaaaaaagaaaaactacaaAATGAGAAACAATAATCTACAATACACAATTTAGAATATCAAAACTTACTCCACCGAAAACACTCGGTACCGAGTGATATCGGATGCTCCGTAAGAGTGTATTTtaaaccccccaaaaaaagatttatttttcttcctgAATCCCTTTCATATTGGTAAAAGAGGGACAacagatatcagagggacagtcatTGTATACacgtatttaattttttttaatctacacaCACACATTCATAGAAAATGTAATATCCGTATCGACCCCTTTCCTCTTTCCCATAAACATAAATACCCTCTTTTATGGTCGTCTGGTTTATGACCACTCCTTTATTGTAACAGAGATTTGTGCAAAGAACATATTAAACACAAATCGTACTAAatttaacatgaaaataaaaaaacaaatgaatagaTATTATTTATTCGATTCTCTCCTTATATTATTAGTTTCCGTTGTGGTAGACGTAGTTATATCATCAGCATTTGTTATTTGGATCCTTCAGATCCTTCTGCGCTTTCAATTTTCTATACAGGTATACAACGGTAGCAGCAGATGACAAAATAGCGATGATAAAGGCAATCAGACCAAGAATCAAAGGTAATTTATTCATGCAGACATTGTCGTTAGCATCgtcatctgaaaaaaatatataaaataaaacatattctaTGTATCTTATCTTGAAAAACTATGTAAAACTACAGGCCACTTAAAACCCGTCTCTGGTGCATGTTTTTCTCACCATGTCTGACACCTATTCGTTGCGGATGACTGTAGActactctttggtcgggttgtttgacatattcccaatttccattctcagtttagGCAGATTGTATcacgttttattatttttaagagTGTGAATCGGATGAAGACTACAAGTGTGTACCCATTAAATTGATATAACCAGTCACTTTTATCTATACATAGCAACTAATATCAATATGATTCTCCAAACTTTTCATAGCTAAGGTCGTGTTTAATAATTTGCAAgattataaattttacatttgttctCATTAACAATGATTAATGTTTcactattattttgaaaatttatatcaaGCAATGTTCAagtcaatatatttttgtatgttaacACTGTATCACACCTTCAATAACTACATCATTAGCTATAATTCTAAGAGTTGAGCCAACATTGATGTCATCAAATGGTGAATTGTCGTCTGCGCCTCTCTTTTGACGGAGACTCCCGGAAACAACGACGTTCATCACATCTCTTCTTTTTCTTCCAAATCCGTTCTCGCTACTTGCACATGTTgtctaaaatatgaataaaacataagtTGAGTTGTacatacaaggatatattgttatttgttcATTTGCCTGGTGTTTTCGTTAAATGTGTAAACATTCAATTTATAATATTAGAAATATGTGCTAGCAGTATGGTAATGCTAAAGCTTTATAATAGATAAGTGAGATACTACTATGtgcttgtattttttatatcacaaaaaattaGGCAATTGTTTACGTTGCTGTCTGTACACACCATTTGGAGGCTACATCtccatttattaaaaaaaaaaaattttattaacaaataatgCTTGTCGGTTGATTATATTGTTTTTCGTGACAGCAATTTTTCTTTACATGATGACTGCAAATCCATGAATATTTCATAAGAAAGCTTAAGTCATAATTTTCCCccccaaaaaatcaattaaaatttagaTTCCACTTACTGCTGAGCAGCTTCCTAGACAAACTTGTAACGAGCATGTGAATGTCATTGGGACTGATCCACCATTCAGATCGGTTGTTCGGAAAGCTCCGAAAGTAGCAGATAGGAAGCCTTGGGCTGGTTTGGAGTATTCTGGGAAAAGTTCTGTATCAGTTGCACAGCTGgaaaaaatgacataaattttttttttgaaatatatattgttgatttttttttgggttACCTATAAGAGTATGAACGCCGTTTCCTTTATTGatgtatttgtaataaaaaaaaagatagaaaaattaatcgtTTTCTTCAATAGGTTGTATAGAAGGGTGTTTCAATTTAATTTCCATGACGAAGTTCTATagctaatttataaaaacaattgtatttCTCAATACTTACGAATTTTCGACTATTGGGATGGTTGAAGCCgtgcaatattttgatttgatgtcAAAATCCTCTACAATGAAAcagaatataaaatgtaaatgaattATTGATGATTGATACATAATTGAACGTAACAAAATCTTTTCATTGAAACCTGTAgtaaacatacaaatgtattaaaaagatattgaaaatacTCTATATTTAAATCCCAGAAAGGGTTTTGTAATCACCAATTCGTATATGCTATATTATAAAGAAGATTCAATTTACATTTAAAGGCGTGAATTTTCTGTATGCTtcaattatgttatttttatacattaacATAAGAGAAGGAAGAAATTTGACAATATCCTAATGAACTGTCGGTAAAACTTACCTAAGTATTCAGCATCAAGCTCCATTGTTAAAGTCAATATGTCTGTAAGTTTAACGTCACCACCGGTTACATCCACTCCGTTGCTGTATAACTTCATAAAAGCTGTTGGCTTCACAGTTAAATTTTGACCGAGGTCATCGTCTTTGTCCCTGGAAAAGAAATACATAGTTAAAATAAATAGATGTCCATACTATTAAGGACAATAgctgattttgttgttttacaaaaagataGACATATAGATCTTCTGACTCACTCCTAGGAGTTTGTAAAGATTTataggtttttttatttattactaaaaattattgaactTACAAGTTGTTGGTATCTCCGCTTAGAGATATATCCGTCAGGTCAGCCAAACACATAATTGGTATTTGTTGATCATCTCCTGTTTGATACAACTGTTTCTTCTggacaattattttaaaagacgATTCCTGTAATAGCAAAACAAATTCCAAATTATCAAACAAATCCATTTGGTAGTTACGTGTGTTTATTATGGGCTCTgaataaatgaatcaaaatcattaatataaacataccattgatataaaataagaatgttaattttgaatttcaatatcaaaagttTAAGGACATCGCATCATTTTGTAATTTCTTGTAGAAATAATTTGGAGTACTAGACCAGAAACAGAAAAGTCAATATGtggaggttttttttcaatataaacgAGATACATTTCTGGTTTCATTTGTGTGTTGTTTAAGGAAGCAATTGTTGTAGATGTTGCAAATTGTTTCTAACtgataagttgttttttttgtaaattgaatgCCTCGGAGACTGAATACTTACCCAAGCTATACCACAAGCAACGAAATTAAATTCATGAGTGTTAGATCCTGTCGATGTCAGTTGCTTGCAAGCGGCGCCTTGACCTTGGATATAAATGATCCCATCCTGAGCGGCATCGTTGAGTGTCAATTTAAGATTACTCTTTGTACAGCTGTCAACTGTCACTGAAATGTAGACAAATACATTATTTACTTGGATGTAGTCGTATTTGTTTTCCTTCTCAAAATGAGCATACAATAATTAATATCATTACTCCATACCAATATAATACAATTTCACAAATAAATCGTGAGACATTCATTATATCccttgaaataataataatcgaCTTTATCAAATAACTAATCGCCCCTTTGGTGACAATTAGTATTACTGACTACTTTGCGTACATAGTCCACATTTCAGTTTTCGTATATATGAAATAGACAAAGTTTCATGTTTTCTTGTAGCGACCCTTTCAAGCTGACTATAGTTTAAAACGTGTAagcccgctgcatttgtttgtacCTATcataagtcaggaacctgttgttcagtggaAGTCGTTTGTTGATGCAGTTCATagatgtttctcgtttctcttcttttttttcttttattaaataagactgatagttttcttgtttgaatgcTTTTCACAGTTGTCATTTTCATCGGCACAATTTGtttaattcaatttatatttaatttgtcaCCGTATAACTTAAAAAGGTAATGAAAATCACAATATcataaaacatgtgttttatGAACTGCAGGGTATGAAGATgtccatatctttttttttaatctcttaattgatttttttatatctgctTTATAGTCtagtcaaaataaagtttaacgtcaaactaattgcaacaaaagaaatttttggtgaatttgaattataatatatgtctaaataacatataaaaaatcgacAAAAATCGATCGGCTAGTTATTTCTTAAAATCGATTtcaaattttctaataactttcgTGTAAATTACGTTAGAGTGAAAGAGTTCACAAAAGGGAAATAACCGCAATGTAGCAGACGAATTTGTTGTTTTGGTATCGACGATTTTGCCAGTATTGGTaagtattttaatgaaataaaagaccCTGAGTGGTATTGTAGGTATATGTATAGAGTGAAATCCATATACAAACGTTTAGTAATGACAATTGTTTGGTTTGTACAATCTTTCAATCAACATTGTACATATTGGCTCTTGCGACGTCTTCTTATGAATTAATATTGAATTTAAGCCCAGAAACTGTCATAAGTCGTTTGGTTATTAATAAAACCAATTACCCTTTACTATAATTTATCCAAAACATCGAAAAAATCGCATTTTGTGACCACTGCTAGCCTACGCTATTTCGGATGAAAAAAAGTATGGAAAGCCGTTATCGTTATTACGTATTTGCAATTATCGAAAAgaacattgaaattttaacgTTTTAAGGGCAATTCTGTCCTTTGCaagttaaatattttctatcactattttatttcgtttaataccaattgatatttgcactttttatacattttatagtgTAAATTGcggttttattatttatattcatgtatgtCATATATGccttttctgtatatttttgtttaaatattggcGGCTCTTAGtgatattatttaattatttgcaTTTTCATCTTATGTGTATGAATACATACAATTTACGAGGCaaaagaataattaattatttgttttatattttaaatcctgtaaatataaccaaaagtttaATGCGTGACTCAAAATAACATACATGCATATATgtattcaatgaaaaaaaaacacctaaaaggttgatatttaaattaacatttattattattatttcagatGGCACAATGGACAACTGCATCTTTTGTGACAAGCTCCTGGAAAACGGCGAACAAACAGTTAAACTGGGAAAGAAAGGGTGTGATAACATCAACAAAATCAGCTCCGACAGACAACAAGAAATATTAACTGTACCAGGTCTTAGAGTTCACCATGATTGCAGACGTGATTTCATTAACCTTAAATCGACGAGATGGAAAAAAAGCGTGGATGAAGACACAGAAATAAGTACTCCGGAAAGAGGGTTAAGATCCAGCAAActacttttcaaatttaaagaaaactgcTTGTTCTGCGGCCAAACAGCAAAGAACTACAAAAGAAAAAGAGGATATGACGTTGTTTGTGTCAGAACTTTAGAATTTCAGTCTTCAGTTGAGAGTTCATGCAGAGAGAGAAATGACAAATGGGGAGAAGAAGTATTAAGCAGAAAACAAATGGCTCATTCTGATTTGCATGCTGCagattagttttttttagtttaaacatatttatttatagtggattgggaaacaagttttgcaacttatattattccctttccactttgcgggtgcgagtgctgccttgtagcggcattagcctactctttttcgaaatctacaaaggtgtctttaacgtgcaagagatatggctctctcttaacacgggtcagccatttatcatccccttccgacggactatcatcgtttcctcaagaccatactcgcagatGGTGTCAAGGGATGCGGTGTACCATGCACAATGCAAC comes from the Mytilus trossulus isolate FHL-02 chromosome 3, PNRI_Mtr1.1.1.hap1, whole genome shotgun sequence genome and includes:
- the LOC134709654 gene encoding uncharacterized protein LOC134709654 → MEMLRISFVLSLVLSGSLAQFSPALTVDSCTKSNLKLTLNDAAQDGIIYIQGQGAACKQLTSTGSNTHEFNFVACGIAWESSFKIIVQKKQLYQTGDDQQIPIMCLADLTDISLSGDTNNLDKDDDLGQNLTVKPTAFMKLYSNGVDVTGGDVKLTDILTLTMELDAEYLEDFDIKSKYCTASTIPIVENSCATDTELFPEYSKPAQGFLSATFGAFRTTDLNGGSVPMTFTCSLQVCLGSCSATTCASSENGFGRKRRDVMNVVVSGSLRQKRGADDNSPFDDINVGSTLRIIANDVVIEDDDANDNVCMNKLPLILGLIAFIIAILSSAATVVYLYRKLKAQKDLKDPNNKC